The DNA region ATGGATCTGCGTCGCCATCTTCGCCTGCAGATGCGGATCGATCATCTTGTCGCGGCCGGGAATCACGAAGTACGACGGCTTCTCATGCCAGGCGGCCTGCGTCACCTTGTCGTTCGCGCAACCCGAAAACCACGGCCCTTGCGTCGCCGCGACGATGCGCTGCTGCCCTGCGGGCAGATCCAGCGCGAAGTCGTCGCGCACGGCCTTGTCCGACAGCGTCAGATAGCGCGCCGAATCCTTTCGCAGTTCGTTCGCCCAGGCTGGCGGCTTCATGCCTTGCGTGATGTCGGCGATCGACTGATTGGCGTCGGGCGCGAAGGCCGCGACGTAGACGAGCGACTTCACCTTGTCGTCGTTGCCCGCCTGGCTGATGACCACGCCGCCCCACGAATGACCGACCAGAACCACGGGTCCCGTCTGCTGATCGATGACGCGCTTCGTGGCCGCGACATCGTCGGCGAGGGAGCTCAACGGATTTTGCACGGGGACGACATGCAGCCCATATGCTTCGAGTAACGGGATCACGCGGTTCCAGCTCGACCCGTCGGCGAATGCGCCGTGCACGAGAACGATATTGGTGCCTTTGAGATCGGCTGGCGTGGCCGCGTCCGCAGTCTGCAACGCGAACAGTCCGCACAGCATCGTGGCGAACGCGAGGATGGCCCTGAAGCTTCTTGTCATTGTGTTGCCCCTGAATACCGCGTTATCAATAGATGTTTTTCTGCTGCGTCAGCCGCGCGCTCCGTTACGACGCATGCGCAGGCATGCATCGGTAACGGAGCAGCGGCGATCACGAGTGCGCGTAGACCGGTTCGAGGCCGAGCACGTCCTGCTGCGGAGCGGGCGTTTGCGCGGTGTCGCGACGCGCGCCGGAACTCGATTGACCCGCTGCGACGCCGCCATACGCCGCGCCCTTTTCAGCCTGGAGGCGCGACAGCGCGGCTTCGATGTTCTTCGGATATTGCGTGTTGTCGCTCGCCGGGTTGTAGCCGGCCTGCTGCAACTGGATCAGCTCGGCGCGCACCTGCGCGCGGGTCACGGGTTGGTTCGACTGCGCGAACGACACAGCGGGAGCGGCGATCAAGGCTGCAACGATGAGGGATTGAACGAGTTTCATGAGTCTTTCTCCAGTAGTGAAGCGGGTTTGCGTTGATGTCATCCCGGGCGGTCATCGCGCTTTGCGCATTGGCTTCGCGCCCGGTCAGTCGCACTGTCATGAATCAACCTTGCGTGTCGTTATTTGAACCCGCTCACGTATCTGGCTTGTTTCCAGAACGCGCCGGAATGTAAGCCAGTATTTCTCGATGGGCGATATATACATTGAGGTACAAATCCCGGGCCGCCGGTTGCCAGTTGTCGGTGACGACGCCCGATGCCTGGCCAATGACAAACGCCACTGCGCCGCGAAAGCGCAGTGGCGTGGCTTGAAGCGCTGCCGCCAGGCGTCAGCCGAACGTGAAGGAGAAGGCCTGCACGCCCGGATCGAGAAACTCGATCGTAAAGGTCCGGTCGCGCACGGCGTCACGCTGACGCACGAGTTGATACAGACGGGCACTGGTCACGACGCCGCTGCCGTCGGTGGCGACATCGGCGCCATGCGAGTCGCCGGGCGCCGCGCCGTCGATCGTGACGCGAAAGCGCACGGGCTTGCCATTCGCGCCCGGGCCGAGCACGAGATGCAGATCGCGTGCGTGAAAGCGATAGGCGATCCGTCCATGCGCGTCGTCGAGCACGGCCGCTTCGGCGCCCACGGTCCACTTGCCGCCGAATGCCCAGCTATTGAGCGGCAATTGCGACGGCACGGTGTACGCGGCGACGTCGTCGGGCCGGAGGTCTTCCGGCGATGCGAAGCCGCGCGCCTGCTGATAACCCACATAGGTCTCGCCCGATTCGACGTTCGGGTTATCCGCCGCAGCCTGCGCGCCGGCGCCCTGAATGGGCGGCAGATCGCGCGGCTGCATGGCGTGTCCCGACTCCGCCAGCAGTTGCTGGATCACCTTCTCGGCTTCGGCATAGCCGCCTTCGCCGAAATGGTGATAACGGATGCGGCCTTGTGCATCGACGATATAGAACGCGGGCCAGTACTGATTGCCGAACGCTTGCCAGATCTTGTAGCCGTTGTCGATTGCGACGGGGTAGTGCACGCCGAGGTCGGCGACGGCGCGCTTCACGTTCGACGGATCGTGCTCGAAGGCGAACTCCGGCGTATGCACGCCGAGCACCACGAGACCGTCGTTGCGATAGCGGTCCGACCACGTCTTCAGATACGGCAGCGTGCGCAGACAGTTGATGCACGAATACGTCCAGAAGTTGACGACGGCGACCTTGCCGCGCAACGCGTCGCTCGTGAGCGGCGGCGAATTGAGCCAGCCCTCGGCGCCATCGAGCGACGGCAGATGGCCTTCCACAGGCAGCGCGGACGGAACCTTCACACTGATGCGCTGGATGTGCGGCTTCGGCGTATCCGGTTTCCGGGCAGGGTTGGAAGAAAGCAGGCCCACCAGCCGGCTTTCGACACCCGTCGTCGATGCCGACGGCACATGCGCGAGCGCGCGCGTGTCGAAGCCGAAGCCGATAGCCGTCACGCTCAGCAGCACCAGCGCGCCCATCGCGCGGCGCACCCGCTCGCCGAGGCCGAGCGAGCGCTTGAGTCCATCGAGCGCCTGCTTGCCGAGCCCCGACACGACGGCGAGCGAACTCGCCGCGCCGAGCGCATACGCGGTCAGTGCCGCCACCGTCGCCCAGCTCGCGCCATGCAGCGCGGCGCCCGTGAGAATCAGGCCGAGAATCGGGCCTGCGCAGGGCGCCCACAACAGGCCCGTCGCCACGCCGAGCAGCAGCGCGGAGCCGACCTGGAAGCGCGTGCCGCGCATTTGCGACAGCGCGGCGACGCGGTTGCCGATGCCGAAGAACGGGCGCGACAGCCGCGCCGACAGCGTCGGGAACAGCAGCGATGCGCCGAACACGCCGAACAGCGCGAGCGATATCCAGCGCCCGTAGTGGTTCAGTTGCGCCGCGCCGCCAAGACCGGCGATGCCGACGCCCGTGACGAGCGCGAACGTGACGGCGAGGCCGAGCAGCAGCGGCAGCCGGCCCGTCACGAACGGCTTGTCGGAACGGGCGAAGACGAATGGCACGACAGGCAGGATGCATGGGCTCAGGATGGTGAGCACTCCGCCCAGAAACGCAATGACGATGAGTAACATGGAATCGACCTCCTGATCCGGAAACGGTTGACTCAACCGGTCTGCACGCAGCGCATGTCGGTCTCGCGCGTGCTCTTGTGACGGATTAGAGCCCGCACATGTATCCGGCGAATGTCAGGAAGGCGAGGGTGCGTATCGCGATGTATCGGCCTGGCGGGCCCGATACATGGCGATACAAACGAGGGCTGTTTTTATGACGCAGGCGTGGCTAAAGCGCCGTCATGCGCCACGAGACGCTGACGGTTTCAGCACCGCGCCGCGCATCACGCATGCTGCCTGGCGCGTGCTTCCTCGACAGCCTTCACCGCTGACGAGAACACATAGCCTTCGTTGCGCAGCGTCTTGATGTAGCGCGGCACGCGGGCGACGTCGCGGAGCCTTTGCCGCAGACGGCTGACCAGCAGGTCGATCGAACGATCGAACGGTTCGGCGTTGCGCCGCTGCGTGAGATTGAGCAGCTGGTCGCGCGTCAGCACGCGCTGCGGGTGATCGAGAAATGCGCGCAGCAGGCGGTATTCCGCGCCGCTCAACGCGACCACGGCGTCCTCGGTGTCGATCAGGTGACGCGCCGTCGTATCGAGCCGCCAGTCGCCGAACCTCAGCATCTCCGTCGATTCCTCCACCAGCATGCCGGGCGGCAGCATGCGCGTGCGCCGCAGCACCGCGCGGATGCGTGCCAGCAGTTCGCGCACGGCACACGGCTTGGCCAGATAATCGTCCGCGCCCATCTCCAGGCCGATGATCCGGTCCATCTCGTCGCAATGCTCGGTCACCATCATCACGGGCACCGCGCGATGGCGGCCCGCGCGCAGCCCGCGGCATAGCGCGAGCCCGTCTTCGCCTGGCAGCATGACGTCGAGCAGGATCACATCGGGCGTATGCCGGTCGAGCACGGCATGCATGTCGCGTCCGCTGGACGCGAGCGATACGCGCATGCCGTTTTTCTCCAGATAACTGGCGACGAACTCGCGCATGCCGCGGTCCTCGTCGACGATCAGAACGTGGTCGGGTTGGTCCATGATGTCAGGTTGGGCGCGACGATAGGCGTGGGTTGGTTGAATGCATCGCGATCAAAGGCGGGCGACCTGCAATACCGCTTCGGCGAATGCCTGAGGCGCTTCCTGCGGCAGGTTGTGGCCGATGCCGCCGCTCACGTTGCGGTGCTGATACTTGCCCGTGAACATCTTCGCGTACGCGGATGGATCGGGATGCGGCGCACCGTTCGCGTCGCCTTCCATTGTGATGGTCGGCACACCGATGGTGGGCAGCGCCGCGAGACGCTGCTCGATCTCGTCGTATTGCGGCTCGCCCTGCACGAGGCCCAGACGCCAGCGGTAGTTGTGAATCACCACGGCCACGTGATCGGGGTTGTTGAACGATGCCGCCGTGCGCTGGTAGGTGGCATCGTCGAAATGCCATTTGGGCGACGCGAGTTGCCAGATCAGCCGGTTGAAGTCGTTGCGGTTGGCTGCGTAGCCCAGCTCGCCGCGCTCGGTGGCGAAATAGAACTGATACCACCATGCGAACTCTGCCTTGGGCGGCAAGGGCTTGCGGTTCGCCTCCTGGCTGCCGATCAGATAGCCGCTCACCGACACCAGTCCCTTGCAGCGCTGCGGCCACAGTGCGGCGATGATGCACGCCGTGCGCGCGCCCCAGTCGAATGCGCCGAAGATCGCCTGATCGATTTTCAACGCGTCCATCAGCGCGATGATGTCGACGGCGACGACGGCCTGCTGGCCGTTGCGCGGCGTTTCGTTGGCAAGAAAGCGTGTCGATCCGTAGCCGCGCAGAAACGGCACGATCACGCGATACCCCGCCGCAGCGAGGATCGGCGCGACGTCGACGAAGCTGTAGATGTCGTACGGCCAGCCGTGCAACAGGATGACGGGCTGCCCGTCCTTCGGGCCCATGTCCACGTAGCCGACGTTCAGCGTGCCGGCGTCGATCTGCTCGATCGCATCGAACGATGTATGGTGAGCCGCTTTCTTCGCGGCGTGCGCGCTCTTCGTGGCTTGCGCGTGCGCGAGATTGCCGAGGCCCAGTTCCAGCAGCCCGATGCCTGCCGCTGTCGTGCCGATCAGTCGACGGCGACGCAGATTCACGGTGTCTTGCATGTGCGTTCTCCTTTTTTTCTCAACCAGTTTTTTGTCAGAGTCGTTCGGGCGGCTTGCTCCGCTAACGCAAGGCAAGATGGCCGATCGCCGCTTCAAAGCATCGATGTGCAAAGAGTAGACTGCCGGCTCGATGTGTTCCATACAATCTGCATCTAGCCAGCTGATTCATCCGGATGGGCAACCGCATACCTTCGTATAGGGTTGTGTCGAGTCTATCCGCAGGCCGGCTCCCGTCATGCTTTCGTCATGCCAGTTGCGCGCTCATGCGGCAGGCAACGGGGCGCTCAGAAACTGATGAATCTCCGCGACGACGGCGGCGCCGTCGCCCACTGCCGCCGCGACGCGCTTCGCCGATGCATTGCGCACATCGCCGATCGCAAATACGCCGGGCACGTTGGTCTGCAACGCGAAGCATGCGGTGTCGGCGCGTACGCCCGCCGCCAGGCCCGTTTTGACGAAGCCCCGGTCGTCGATCTCGACGCTGCAATCGCGCAGCCATTGCGTGTTGGGGCTCGCTCCCGTGAACAGGAACAGATGCCGGGTATCGAACACGAGCTCGCCTTCGGGCGTGTTGCACATGACGGCTTCGAGGCCCCATGCGTCGCTTCTGACGGACGCGACGACGGTCCGCGCATGCAGCACCACGTTACCCAGCGACGCGAGACGATCGATCAGATAGCGCGACATGCTGGTCTCCAGACTGTCGCCGCGAATCAATATGTGGACACGGCTTGCGTGCGTCGACAGGAATACGGCGGCCTGTCCCGCCGAGTTGCCTCCGCCGACGAGGACCACTTCCGCGCCTCGGCACAGGCGTCCTTCGATCGACGAAGCCCAGTAGTAGACGCCGCGGCCCGCGACTTCGTCGAGACCTTCGATGGCGGGCTTCCGGTAAGCCGCGCCCGTCGCGATCACGACCGTGCGCGACGCGATGCGCTGGCCGCCTTGCAATTCGAGCTGAAGCGGCGCCTGCGCGCAATCGAGCCGGTCAATGCGGGTGGGGATCACGACTTCCGCGCCGAACTTCACTGCCTGCGCGAACGCGTTCGCCGCCAGCTCGCGGCCCGACACGCCCGTCGAAAAGCCGAGGTAGTTCTCGATCCGCGCGCTGGCGCCTGCCTGTCCGCCTGGGCCGTGGCTGTCGAAGACGATCACCGACAGTCCCTCGGATGCCGCATACACGGCAGCGGCTAGTCCGGCCGGTCCCGCGCCGACCACGGCGACGTCGTAGGTGCGCGCCGAGTCAAGCTCGGGCAGCAGGCCCAGGCGCGCGGCCAGTTGGCGTTCGTCGGGGTCTTGCAGCAGCGTGCCGTCCGCGAGCATCACGACGGGCTCGCCGTCGCGCCATACGCCCCATTCTTCGAGCAGCGCGCGGATGTCGGCATCCGTCGCGGGGTCCGCGACGGAGTACGGATGGCCGAGCCGATGCAGCAGCCCTTCGAGCGCGAGCAGTTTGAGATCGCCGGAACGTCCGATCAGCACGGGGCCGGCGCCTTCGCGCACGAGACCGAAACGGCGCAGCAGCAGCGAGCGCATGATTCGCTCGCCCAGCTGCGCCTCGGCGACGAGCATGTCGCGTATCTGTTGCGGCGCGATCATTAGTGCTTCGACGTCTTCGAGTGCGAGGCCGTCGGCGAGCGCGGGCTTGCCCGTGAGCTGCGCCACTTCACCGAGAAACTGGCCTGCGCCCAGCTCGACGATGGTCTGCGACCGGCCGAGCCCATCGCGCCGCGACAGCCTGGCACGCCCGCTCAGCAGCACGCGCATGCCAAGTCCCGGCTGGCCGGTACGGAACATCACGTCGCCCGCGCGCCAATGCTCAATCATGCCGAAGCGCATCATTTTTTCGATGTCGGCGGCGCTGAAGCGCGGGTAACGGTCGTCGGCGGGCGCGGCCTTCGGAGCCGCATTCGAATCCGCTAGCGGCTCCATCGGGGAAGGACGCTTGCCTGCCTGCGGATCGTCGCTGCCGTCTCGATGCTGACTCATCGCATTCCTCTATTTGCTATTGCGCTGGAATAATCGCGGCTATGGGGATTGGGGTCAATCCAAACGAAAGTATGATAGGCACCGCGCGTATATTCATTCCCTCGCGCAACTTTAAGTTATTCGTACTGTTTTAATCGCTGCCTGTTACGAACAGGTACACCGCGGACAAACGCGAGATACATTCGTCGTTTCAAATGAGTGGGACGCTTCGGGCCATTCGCTTCGCAAGCGGTCAAGCATTGCTCTGCCAGTTCTCTCACATCGTCGTGCAACTCGTCGCGCACGGATGCCCACTCCTTGGAAACAGGATGACAAAGCATGTCTTCAACTCCGTTCTCGCCGATGCGGCGTAACCTGCTGGCCGCCGGGGCGGCAGCGGGCGCAATGGCGTTATTTCCCGAAGCGCTTTACGCCGCGAACAACGCGGGGAATATCCGTCCATTCAAAGCCAATATTCCCGATAGCGATCTCGCCGATTTGCGCCAGCGTCTGGCCAGAACGCGCTGGCCAGGCAAGGAAACGGTCGCCGACGAGTCCCAGGGCGTGCGGCTCGCGCGCATGCAGCAACTCGTTCAATACTGGGGCAGCGAATACGACTGGCGAAAGGGCGAAGCGAAGCTGAATGCTTTGCCGATGTTCGTGACGGAGATCGACGGGCTGGATATCCAGTTCATCCATGTCCGCTCGCGGCACAAGAACGCGATGCCGATGATCATGACGCACGGCTGGCCGGGTTCGATCTTCGAGCTGATCAAGGCGATCGGTCCGCTCACCGACCCGACTGCATACGGCGCCAGCGCCGACGACGCCTTCCATGTGGTCGTGCCGTCCTTGCCCGGCTTCGGCTTTTCGGGCAAGCCGACCACGCCGGGCTGGGGCTCGGATCACATCGCGCGTGCATGGGGCGTGCTGATGGAGCGGCTCGGTTATGCGCGCTTCGTGTCGCAAGGCGGCGATTGCGGCTCCGTGGTGTCGCACCGTATGGCGATGCAGCACGTCAAGGGCTTGATCGGCATTCACGTGAACATGCCCGCCACCGTTCCCGCCGATATCGCGCGCTCGCTGGCGCTCGGCGATCCCGCACCGGCCGGCCTGTCGCCCCAGGAGAAGAACGCGTACGAGAAGCTCGCCGTCTTCTATCGCGACAACTGCGGTTATTCGGCGATGATGGTCACGCGCCCGCAAACGGTCGGCTATGCGCTCGCCGATTCGCCCTCCGGACAGGCCGCGTGGATGTACGACAAGATTTCGCAGTGGACCTATAGCGGCGGCGTGCCCGAGCGCTCCTTGACGCGCGACGAGATTCTCGACGACATCTCGCTGTACTGGCTGACCGATAGCGCGACGTCGTCGGCGCAGATCTACTGGGAAGATCACTCGAACAACTTCAATGCCGTCGATATCTCGCTGCCCACCGCGATCACGGTCTTCCCGGGCGAAATCTATCAGGCGCCGCGCAGTTGGGCCGAGCGTTGTTATCACAACCTGATCTATTTCAACGAGGTCGACAAGGGCGGTCATTTCGCGGCGTGGGAAGAGCCGCTGCTGTTCGCCCAGGAAGTGCGGGCCGGGCTCAGGCCGTTGCGTTGAGATCCCGAAGGCCCGCGTTGCCTCGTCTGCGACGTGCAGATGCCGGACATGGACGGCATCGAGTTAGTCGACACGCCAAAGCGCAACGGCCTGCGCATCCCCACCATCTTCATTACCGCCTTCGCCACGGTTCGCATACGCGAGCGCGTGCAGGCGGGCGCGGTGCTTTGCACGATCGAAAAGCCGATCGAACACACAGGCGCTGGAAAAAAAGTGGATCGGCCGCGCGCCCGGCTACGGATGACGACGGGAGCGCGTCGCTGAACGCGTGATGCGTGCGCAAGTGCAATGCAACTGTAATCCCGATACATTTGGATACGTCGAGGAAAAACAGACGACACATTCGGCGCTTCTAATCCTTGGCAGGCATCGACGTTAGCCGGTTCGATGGCCTGCAAACCCGTTCTACAACGACAAGGAAAAGACAATGAACCTCCGCCAATTCGTGATGGGCAGCGGCCTCGCCGCCATGCTCGCATTGTCCTGCACGCAGGTATTCGCTGCGGACGCGGCTGCTTCCGCAACGGACACAAGGGCGGCCGCTCCCGCCGCGCCGTCGAAGAAGTCGGTTCGCGTGGCGAATCGCGCGTTCTCGAAGACCGTTCAAAAGACGCTGCTGAAGACGAAAGGGCTGGAAGATACGTCGATCACCGCATTCGGCAACGCGAAGACGGGTCAGGTGACCCTGGCCGGACAGATTGCCAGCGAAGACCAGGACCACCTCGCCGTCGAAACGGCGAAGCAGGTGCGAGGCGTCACGGCCGTTGTCAGCAAGCTGACGCTGCGCCAGCAAGGCGGCGGTTGATCGCGACGTAGTGGACCGATCGCGAACGGCCTTGCCCGCATGCGTTCCGCAGGGCCGCCGCCCGTCAGATCAAAGACGTTTTCACGCTATGACCCGCGACAGGGACGGGAGATGAGTCGATGAATGCGCTGTCCGAAGACAATATCGTGGTACGCACGCTGCTGAATGTGCTGGACCCTTCCACCGAACAGCGCGACGCGTGCGCGGTCAACCGTTATGCGGCGCTGAAGAAGCTGCGCGTCAGCATTCCGTCGCCCGTCGCTGAAGGTGCGAGCAACGCGCCGTCACGGCCCGCGCATACCGTGGTCGAGGAGCGGCTGTCGTCGTGCACGATCAGCGTCTCGTGGAGCGATCCCTGCTCCGGGCGATACAACGCACAGATATGGCGCAGCGGACTCGCGCGCGACGCAGCCGTGTGCGCGCTGACGGGCCGCGCGATCAGTCGCGGCGACGAAGTATTCCGTCCGCGCGCGCACGACTTTCATGTGCCGTCCAACCGGCATCAGATGATCCTCGCCGCGACACTCGATCCGCACGCGGAACAGCCTGGCGCGTGAGGCGTATCATTTCCAGTCCGAATCTTTATCGGGGGCAACATGAGTGAACTATGGCGCCTGTCGGCGGCTGAACTCGCGAAGCGTGTCCGCAGCCGCGAGGTATCCGCGCGCGAGGCGGCGCAATCCGCGCTGGCGCGTCTCGATGCTGTGAATCCCACGATCAACGCCGTCGTCGCGCACAAACCCGAATGGGTGCTGCGCCAGGCGGACGAGATCGACCAGGCGATCGCGCGCGGCGAGGACCCGGGCCCGCTCGCGGGCGTGCCCGTCACCGTGAAGATCAACGTCGATCAGGCCGGTTTTGCGACCACGAACGGCACGCGGCTGCAGGAAAACCTGATCGCCGAAACGAGCAGTCCTGCCGTCGACAATCTGTCGAAGGCGGGCGCGGTGCTGCTTGGCCGCACCAATTCGCCGACCTTCGCGCTGCGCTGGTTCACGTCGAACCAGGTGCACGGGCGCACGTTGAATCCGCGCAATGCGAAGCTCACGCCGGGTGGCTCATCGGGTGGCGCGGCGGCGGCCGTCACGGCAGGGATCGGGCAACTCGCGCTCGGCACCGATATCGGCGGCTCGGTCCGCTATCCCGCCTATGCGTGCGGCGTACATGGGCTCAGGCCGAGCTTCGGGCGTGTGCCGGCGTTCAACGCGTCGTCGCCGGAACGCGCGATCGGCGCGCAACTGATGTCGGCGGCGGGACCGATTGCACGCACCATTGACGATCTTCGTCTCGGCCTGCTTGCGCTTGCCGCGCCGGATCTTCGCGACCCCTGGTATGTGCCGCTGCCGCTGGAGGGGCGAGCCGTGCCGTTGCGCGCAGCGCTGTGCCTGCGCCCTGGCGGTTTGCAGATCGCGCAGGAAGTGGAGGATGCGTTGCTCGATGCGGCGCGCCGGCTCGCCGATGCAGGCTGGAGCGTCGAGGAAATCGACGACGTGCCGTCGATCCGCGAAGCCGGGCAATTGCAGGAGCGCTTATGGCTGGGCGACGGCTTCGACGCGCTGGCCGATACCGTGGCGCGTGACGGCGATCCGGGCGCGGCTGCCGTCGTCGCGGCGGCGCACCTGAAGGTACAGGGCCTGCCCGCCGATGTGATCAGCCGTTCACTGGTACGGCGCTCGACGCTGGTGCGTCAGTGGCGTCTGTTTCTCGATCAGTATGCGGTGGTGCTGATGCCCGTCTCCGGCGAGCTGCCGTTTCCCGACGACCTCGATCAGCGCGGCGGCGAAGGTTTCGACCGTGTATGGGAAGCGCAGCTCACGATGCGCGCGCTGCCGGCGATGGGTCTGCCGGGGCTGGCCGTCACGACGCAACTGGTCGACGGCGTACCCGTTGGCGTGCAGATCGTCGCTGCGCATTATCGCGAGGATTTATGTTTGCTGGCGGGCGAAGCGATCGAAGCGCGCGGTGTGCCGCCTTCGCCTATCGATCCCGTGGTGTGAGCTTGCCGGGCGGCAATGGCCGCCCGGTCCACACGCGCCTTATCAGACATCAGGAAAGGGGCGCGGTGACGGCCACGATTGCGGAGCCGCGCAGCCGTTCGGCCAGATCGAGATGAACGGGACGCCCGCCCCACCAGCGCGCGAACCCCGATTGCACGCGATGACCGATCACCACGATATCGGCGTGGAATGCCGTGACGTGTAGCGGAACCACGTCCACGGTGCGTCCGAACTTCATGAAACCATGCGCGGTGACGCCGAGATTCACGAGATGCGCGACGGCGACGTCGAGCGCTTGTTGTGCGTGTGCTTCCATGCTGCTGCACGCAAGGTCGGACAGCATGCCGGCGCAGGTCGCATTGGCCGTGATCGAATCGACGACGGAAATCACATCGACGTGTGCGGACAAGGCCAGCGACAATTGCGAGCAGCGTTTTAGCGCGGCTTGAGCTTCTGGCGTTCCGTCGTAGACGAGCAGCATTCTTGAAAAGGATGACATGTTCTTTCGAGGCCGTAACGGAGCGCGAAGCGGCTCGTACTCCGATTGAAAGTGAGGAATTCGTAATGCGAGCCGGATGCGTCCGATGCTGGATTTCCTATGCTCTTTTC from Paraburkholderia caribensis includes:
- a CDS encoding amidase family protein yields the protein MSELWRLSAAELAKRVRSREVSAREAAQSALARLDAVNPTINAVVAHKPEWVLRQADEIDQAIARGEDPGPLAGVPVTVKINVDQAGFATTNGTRLQENLIAETSSPAVDNLSKAGAVLLGRTNSPTFALRWFTSNQVHGRTLNPRNAKLTPGGSSGGAAAAVTAGIGQLALGTDIGGSVRYPAYACGVHGLRPSFGRVPAFNASSPERAIGAQLMSAAGPIARTIDDLRLGLLALAAPDLRDPWYVPLPLEGRAVPLRAALCLRPGGLQIAQEVEDALLDAARRLADAGWSVEEIDDVPSIREAGQLQERLWLGDGFDALADTVARDGDPGAAAVVAAAHLKVQGLPADVISRSLVRRSTLVRQWRLFLDQYAVVLMPVSGELPFPDDLDQRGGEGFDRVWEAQLTMRALPAMGLPGLAVTTQLVDGVPVGVQIVAAHYREDLCLLAGEAIEARGVPPSPIDPVV
- a CDS encoding universal stress protein; this translates as MSSFSRMLLVYDGTPEAQAALKRCSQLSLALSAHVDVISVVDSITANATCAGMLSDLACSSMEAHAQQALDVAVAHLVNLGVTAHGFMKFGRTVDVVPLHVTAFHADIVVIGHRVQSGFARWWGGRPVHLDLAERLRGSAIVAVTAPLS